In a genomic window of Columba livia isolate bColLiv1 breed racing homer chromosome 4, bColLiv1.pat.W.v2, whole genome shotgun sequence:
- the STOX2 gene encoding storkhead-box protein 2 isoform X6 produces the protein MGNCLWVHTGDVSPISMSPISQSQFIPLGEILCLAISAMNSARKQVTHEALMEHLTTCFPGVPTPSPEILRHTLNMLVRERKIYPTPDGYFIVTPQTYFITPSLIRTNSKWYHLDERIPDRSQCTSPQQGTITPSTSGCVRDRTLPKNHCDSCHCCREDMHSMHASTLQRKSAKDCKDSYCPPSLGQVPPTEKSKSTVNFSYKAETLTKPKDVEKQSKKFGLKLFRLSFKKDKTKQLANFSAQFPPEEWPLRDEDTPTTIPREVEMEIIRRINPDLTVENVMRHTALMKKLEEEKAQRNKAGSSAHHSGRSKKSRNHRKSHGKSRSHSKTRVSKGDPSDGSHLDIPAEREYEFYDPLTRSPREGCFIIEHKGDNFIMHSNPNMIESHFPMTPEWDVSGELAKRRTEMPFPEPSRGSSHSKVHRSHSHTQDRRSRNERSSKAKERSRSMDNSKGPLGSATLGTPEDLGEGCSPDDQTTSQTYIDDSTLRPSQSLSHQRALISSASYKETCIPEIASGSVETPSSCTLLEQSKPTENLPSYSELNSCTTKSAVDDYFQCNTSSETVLTAPSPLGKNKEDHDTLTGTDGLKKMTPAERQSQHIAREPGVHKEESPKGPSSGSAVAGQTPEVIANGRLVQHHNTESSSLDKRKEIFSKDTLFKPLHNTLSVNSYHKSSTPLLKPHQKTPSDTLPVRCEKLEQAIVTSVTQVMPVSQRQQETTGNQEASFDYYNVSDDDDSEEGNNKNAEEEKNRDDVGTMQWLLEREKERDLQRKFEKNLTLLTPKETENSNNQRATHSARLDSMDSSSITVDSGFNSPRTRESLASNTSSIVESNRRQNPALSPAHGGAGPTFNFRATADPPTSEAEKLQKPANCLQASVTSV, from the exons GTGATGTATCACCCATCAGCATGTCTCCCATCAGTCAGTCACAGTTTATTCCACTTGGGGAAATCCTTTGCTTGGCCATCTCAGCAATGAACTCTGCCCGAAAACAAGTCACACATGAAGCACTAATGGAGCACCTAACAACCTGCTTCCCAG GAGTTCCAACACCCAGTCCAGAAATCCTTCGACATACCTTGAATATGCTTGTACGGGAGAGGAAAATATACCCAACTCCGGATGGTTATTTCATTGTAACCCCACAGACTTACTTTATAACACCATCTCTCATAAGAACTAACAGTAAATGGTACCATTTGGATGAGAGGATACCTGACAGGTCTCAATGTACCTCTCCGCAGCAAGGAACTATAACTCCCTCCACCTCGGGATGCGTCAGGGACCGAACACTACCCAAAAACCACTGCGACTCCTGCCATTGTTGCAGAGAAGACATGCACAGCATGCATGCATCTACCCTACAGAGGAAATCAGCAAAAGACTGCAAAGACTCATACTGTCCTCCTTCATTAGGTCAGGTCCCACCCACTGAGAAAAGTAAAAGTACTGTCAATTTTTCTTATAAAGCAGAGACACTCACAAAGCCTAAGGATGTAGAAAAGCAGTCTAAGAAATTTGGACTCAAATTATTCCGACTAAGTTTTAAGAAGGACAAGACAAAACAGTTGGCAAATTTCTCTGCCCAGTTTCCTCCAGAGGAGTGGCCACTAAGGGACGAGGACACCCCTACCACTATTCCTAGAGAGGTAGAAATGGAGATTATCAGGCGCATTAACCCAGACTTGACTGTGGAAAATGTCATGAGGCACACTGCACTAATGAAGAaacttgaagaagaaaaagctcaaCGAAACAAAGCAGGATCTTCCGCTCACCACAGCGGACGAAGTAAAAAGAGCAGGAATCACAGAAAGTCTCATGGGAAATCAAGGTCACACAGCAAGACTCGGGTGTCCAAAGGAGACCCATCAGATGGCTCTCATTTGGATATACCTGCTGAAAGGGAGTATGAGTTCTATGACCCCTTGACTAGATCCCCACGGGAAGGCTGTTTTATAATAGAGCACAAGGGAGATAATTTTATAATGCACAGCAATCCTAACATGATTGAATCTCACTTTCCCATGACACCAGAGTGGGACGTGTCTGGTGAACTGGCCAAAAGAAGAACTGAAATGCCTTTCCCTGAACCTTCCAGGGGAAGCTCCCACTCCAAGGTCCATCGGAGCCACAGCCATACACAGGATAGAAGATCGAGGAATGAGCGGTCCAGTAAGGCTAAAGAAAGGTCTAGATCCATGGATAACTCCAAGGGACCTCTGGGCTCAGCGACTTTAGGCACACCTGAAGATCTAGGTGAAGGCTGTAGCCCAGATGACCAAACAACAAGCCAAACTTACATTGACGATAGTACCTTAAGGCCGTCTCAGTCGCTCAGTCATCAAAGGGCTCTGATTTCATCTGCAAGCTACAAAGAGACTTGCATCCCTGAAATAGCTAGCGGCAGTGTAGAAACCCCCAGTTCTTGTACCCTGTTGGAACAAAGCAAGCCTACAGAGAATTTGCCATCGTATAGTGAGCTCAACTCCTGCACAACAAAATCTGCAGTTGATGACTATTTTCAGTGCAACACGTCCAGTGAGACTGTGCTTACTGCTCCATCACCActgggaaagaataaagaggatcATGATACACTGACAGGGACAGATGGGCTCAAAAAAATGACTCCTGCAGAAAGACAGTCTCAACATATTGCTAGGGAGCCTGGGGTGCACAAAGAGGAGTCCCCAAAGGGCCCAAGCAGTGGTTCAGCAGTTGCTGGCCAAACTCCAGAGGTGATCGCAAACGGGCGGCTGGTTCAACACCACAACACTGAATCAAGCAGTCttgataaaaggaaagaaatatttagCAAGGATACACTCTTTAAACCTCTGCATAACACTCTTTCTGTGAATAGTTATCATAAGTCTAGCACACCCCTGCTCAAGCCCCATCAAAAGACCCCCTCTGACACATTGCCAGTCAGATGTGAGAAACTTGAACAAGCGATAGTAACCTCAGTCACACAAGTCATGCCCGTTTCACAGAGACAACAAGAGACAACTGGGAACCAGGAGGCCTCCTTCGACTACTACAACGTATCTGATGACGACGACTCAGAGGAAGGGAACAACAAAAatgctgaggaagaaaagaacagGGATGATGTTGGCACCATGCAGTGGCtcctggagagagaaaaggagagggatCTACAGCGAAAGTTTGAGAAGAATCTTACCCTTCTCACcccaaaggaaacagaaaatagcaacaACCAGCGAGCCACCCACTCAGCCCGCCTGGACAGCATGGACAGCAGCAGCATTACTGTGGACAGCGGGTTCAACTCTCCACG
- the STOX2 gene encoding storkhead-box protein 2 isoform X4, producing the protein MHIVVTSQLLWIPYWSMEPDHRGSGDVSPISMSPISQSQFIPLGEILCLAISAMNSARKQVTHEALMEHLTTCFPGVPTPSPEILRHTLNMLVRERKIYPTPDGYFIVTPQTYFITPSLIRTNSKWYHLDERIPDRSQCTSPQQGTITPSTSGCVRDRTLPKNHCDSCHCCREDMHSMHASTLQRKSAKDCKDSYCPPSLGQVPPTEKSKSTVNFSYKAETLTKPKDVEKQSKKFGLKLFRLSFKKDKTKQLANFSAQFPPEEWPLRDEDTPTTIPREVEMEIIRRINPDLTVENVMRHTALMKKLEEEKAQRNKAGSSAHHSGRSKKSRNHRKSHGKSRSHSKTRVSKGDPSDGSHLDIPAEREYEFYDPLTRSPREGCFIIEHKGDNFIMHSNPNMIESHFPMTPEWDVSGELAKRRTEMPFPEPSRGSSHSKVHRSHSHTQDRRSRNERSSKAKERSRSMDNSKGPLGSATLGTPEDLGEGCSPDDQTTSQTYIDDSTLRPSQSLSHQRALISSASYKETCIPEIASGSVETPSSCTLLEQSKPTENLPSYSELNSCTTKSAVDDYFQCNTSSETVLTAPSPLGKNKEDHDTLTGTDGLKKMTPAERQSQHIAREPGVHKEESPKGPSSGSAVAGQTPEVIANGRLVQHHNTESSSLDKRKEIFSKDTLFKPLHNTLSVNSYHKSSTPLLKPHQKTPSDTLPVRCEKLEQAIVTSVTQVMPVSQRQQETTGNQEASFDYYNVSDDDDSEEGNNKNAEEEKNRDDVGTMQWLLEREKERDLQRKFEKNLTLLTPKETENSNNQRATHSARLDSMDSSSITVDSGFNSPRTRESLASNTSSIVESNRRQNPALSPAHGGAGPTFNFRATADPPTSEAEKLQKPANCLQASVTSV; encoded by the exons ATGCACATTGTTGTTACATCACAGCTACTTTGGATACCATACTGGAGCATGGAACCAGACCATAGGGGTTCAG GTGATGTATCACCCATCAGCATGTCTCCCATCAGTCAGTCACAGTTTATTCCACTTGGGGAAATCCTTTGCTTGGCCATCTCAGCAATGAACTCTGCCCGAAAACAAGTCACACATGAAGCACTAATGGAGCACCTAACAACCTGCTTCCCAG GAGTTCCAACACCCAGTCCAGAAATCCTTCGACATACCTTGAATATGCTTGTACGGGAGAGGAAAATATACCCAACTCCGGATGGTTATTTCATTGTAACCCCACAGACTTACTTTATAACACCATCTCTCATAAGAACTAACAGTAAATGGTACCATTTGGATGAGAGGATACCTGACAGGTCTCAATGTACCTCTCCGCAGCAAGGAACTATAACTCCCTCCACCTCGGGATGCGTCAGGGACCGAACACTACCCAAAAACCACTGCGACTCCTGCCATTGTTGCAGAGAAGACATGCACAGCATGCATGCATCTACCCTACAGAGGAAATCAGCAAAAGACTGCAAAGACTCATACTGTCCTCCTTCATTAGGTCAGGTCCCACCCACTGAGAAAAGTAAAAGTACTGTCAATTTTTCTTATAAAGCAGAGACACTCACAAAGCCTAAGGATGTAGAAAAGCAGTCTAAGAAATTTGGACTCAAATTATTCCGACTAAGTTTTAAGAAGGACAAGACAAAACAGTTGGCAAATTTCTCTGCCCAGTTTCCTCCAGAGGAGTGGCCACTAAGGGACGAGGACACCCCTACCACTATTCCTAGAGAGGTAGAAATGGAGATTATCAGGCGCATTAACCCAGACTTGACTGTGGAAAATGTCATGAGGCACACTGCACTAATGAAGAaacttgaagaagaaaaagctcaaCGAAACAAAGCAGGATCTTCCGCTCACCACAGCGGACGAAGTAAAAAGAGCAGGAATCACAGAAAGTCTCATGGGAAATCAAGGTCACACAGCAAGACTCGGGTGTCCAAAGGAGACCCATCAGATGGCTCTCATTTGGATATACCTGCTGAAAGGGAGTATGAGTTCTATGACCCCTTGACTAGATCCCCACGGGAAGGCTGTTTTATAATAGAGCACAAGGGAGATAATTTTATAATGCACAGCAATCCTAACATGATTGAATCTCACTTTCCCATGACACCAGAGTGGGACGTGTCTGGTGAACTGGCCAAAAGAAGAACTGAAATGCCTTTCCCTGAACCTTCCAGGGGAAGCTCCCACTCCAAGGTCCATCGGAGCCACAGCCATACACAGGATAGAAGATCGAGGAATGAGCGGTCCAGTAAGGCTAAAGAAAGGTCTAGATCCATGGATAACTCCAAGGGACCTCTGGGCTCAGCGACTTTAGGCACACCTGAAGATCTAGGTGAAGGCTGTAGCCCAGATGACCAAACAACAAGCCAAACTTACATTGACGATAGTACCTTAAGGCCGTCTCAGTCGCTCAGTCATCAAAGGGCTCTGATTTCATCTGCAAGCTACAAAGAGACTTGCATCCCTGAAATAGCTAGCGGCAGTGTAGAAACCCCCAGTTCTTGTACCCTGTTGGAACAAAGCAAGCCTACAGAGAATTTGCCATCGTATAGTGAGCTCAACTCCTGCACAACAAAATCTGCAGTTGATGACTATTTTCAGTGCAACACGTCCAGTGAGACTGTGCTTACTGCTCCATCACCActgggaaagaataaagaggatcATGATACACTGACAGGGACAGATGGGCTCAAAAAAATGACTCCTGCAGAAAGACAGTCTCAACATATTGCTAGGGAGCCTGGGGTGCACAAAGAGGAGTCCCCAAAGGGCCCAAGCAGTGGTTCAGCAGTTGCTGGCCAAACTCCAGAGGTGATCGCAAACGGGCGGCTGGTTCAACACCACAACACTGAATCAAGCAGTCttgataaaaggaaagaaatatttagCAAGGATACACTCTTTAAACCTCTGCATAACACTCTTTCTGTGAATAGTTATCATAAGTCTAGCACACCCCTGCTCAAGCCCCATCAAAAGACCCCCTCTGACACATTGCCAGTCAGATGTGAGAAACTTGAACAAGCGATAGTAACCTCAGTCACACAAGTCATGCCCGTTTCACAGAGACAACAAGAGACAACTGGGAACCAGGAGGCCTCCTTCGACTACTACAACGTATCTGATGACGACGACTCAGAGGAAGGGAACAACAAAAatgctgaggaagaaaagaacagGGATGATGTTGGCACCATGCAGTGGCtcctggagagagaaaaggagagggatCTACAGCGAAAGTTTGAGAAGAATCTTACCCTTCTCACcccaaaggaaacagaaaatagcaacaACCAGCGAGCCACCCACTCAGCCCGCCTGGACAGCATGGACAGCAGCAGCATTACTGTGGACAGCGGGTTCAACTCTCCACG
- the STOX2 gene encoding storkhead-box protein 2 isoform X5 — MKKRKFKSQEIWRMNACDVSPISMSPISQSQFIPLGEILCLAISAMNSARKQVTHEALMEHLTTCFPGVPTPSPEILRHTLNMLVRERKIYPTPDGYFIVTPQTYFITPSLIRTNSKWYHLDERIPDRSQCTSPQQGTITPSTSGCVRDRTLPKNHCDSCHCCREDMHSMHASTLQRKSAKDCKDSYCPPSLGQVPPTEKSKSTVNFSYKAETLTKPKDVEKQSKKFGLKLFRLSFKKDKTKQLANFSAQFPPEEWPLRDEDTPTTIPREVEMEIIRRINPDLTVENVMRHTALMKKLEEEKAQRNKAGSSAHHSGRSKKSRNHRKSHGKSRSHSKTRVSKGDPSDGSHLDIPAEREYEFYDPLTRSPREGCFIIEHKGDNFIMHSNPNMIESHFPMTPEWDVSGELAKRRTEMPFPEPSRGSSHSKVHRSHSHTQDRRSRNERSSKAKERSRSMDNSKGPLGSATLGTPEDLGEGCSPDDQTTSQTYIDDSTLRPSQSLSHQRALISSASYKETCIPEIASGSVETPSSCTLLEQSKPTENLPSYSELNSCTTKSAVDDYFQCNTSSETVLTAPSPLGKNKEDHDTLTGTDGLKKMTPAERQSQHIAREPGVHKEESPKGPSSGSAVAGQTPEVIANGRLVQHHNTESSSLDKRKEIFSKDTLFKPLHNTLSVNSYHKSSTPLLKPHQKTPSDTLPVRCEKLEQAIVTSVTQVMPVSQRQQETTGNQEASFDYYNVSDDDDSEEGNNKNAEEEKNRDDVGTMQWLLEREKERDLQRKFEKNLTLLTPKETENSNNQRATHSARLDSMDSSSITVDSGFNSPRTRESLASNTSSIVESNRRQNPALSPAHGGAGPTFNFRATADPPTSEAEKLQKPANCLQASVTSV; from the exons atgaagaaaaggaaatttaaatcGCAGGAAATATGGAGGATGAATGCAT GTGATGTATCACCCATCAGCATGTCTCCCATCAGTCAGTCACAGTTTATTCCACTTGGGGAAATCCTTTGCTTGGCCATCTCAGCAATGAACTCTGCCCGAAAACAAGTCACACATGAAGCACTAATGGAGCACCTAACAACCTGCTTCCCAG GAGTTCCAACACCCAGTCCAGAAATCCTTCGACATACCTTGAATATGCTTGTACGGGAGAGGAAAATATACCCAACTCCGGATGGTTATTTCATTGTAACCCCACAGACTTACTTTATAACACCATCTCTCATAAGAACTAACAGTAAATGGTACCATTTGGATGAGAGGATACCTGACAGGTCTCAATGTACCTCTCCGCAGCAAGGAACTATAACTCCCTCCACCTCGGGATGCGTCAGGGACCGAACACTACCCAAAAACCACTGCGACTCCTGCCATTGTTGCAGAGAAGACATGCACAGCATGCATGCATCTACCCTACAGAGGAAATCAGCAAAAGACTGCAAAGACTCATACTGTCCTCCTTCATTAGGTCAGGTCCCACCCACTGAGAAAAGTAAAAGTACTGTCAATTTTTCTTATAAAGCAGAGACACTCACAAAGCCTAAGGATGTAGAAAAGCAGTCTAAGAAATTTGGACTCAAATTATTCCGACTAAGTTTTAAGAAGGACAAGACAAAACAGTTGGCAAATTTCTCTGCCCAGTTTCCTCCAGAGGAGTGGCCACTAAGGGACGAGGACACCCCTACCACTATTCCTAGAGAGGTAGAAATGGAGATTATCAGGCGCATTAACCCAGACTTGACTGTGGAAAATGTCATGAGGCACACTGCACTAATGAAGAaacttgaagaagaaaaagctcaaCGAAACAAAGCAGGATCTTCCGCTCACCACAGCGGACGAAGTAAAAAGAGCAGGAATCACAGAAAGTCTCATGGGAAATCAAGGTCACACAGCAAGACTCGGGTGTCCAAAGGAGACCCATCAGATGGCTCTCATTTGGATATACCTGCTGAAAGGGAGTATGAGTTCTATGACCCCTTGACTAGATCCCCACGGGAAGGCTGTTTTATAATAGAGCACAAGGGAGATAATTTTATAATGCACAGCAATCCTAACATGATTGAATCTCACTTTCCCATGACACCAGAGTGGGACGTGTCTGGTGAACTGGCCAAAAGAAGAACTGAAATGCCTTTCCCTGAACCTTCCAGGGGAAGCTCCCACTCCAAGGTCCATCGGAGCCACAGCCATACACAGGATAGAAGATCGAGGAATGAGCGGTCCAGTAAGGCTAAAGAAAGGTCTAGATCCATGGATAACTCCAAGGGACCTCTGGGCTCAGCGACTTTAGGCACACCTGAAGATCTAGGTGAAGGCTGTAGCCCAGATGACCAAACAACAAGCCAAACTTACATTGACGATAGTACCTTAAGGCCGTCTCAGTCGCTCAGTCATCAAAGGGCTCTGATTTCATCTGCAAGCTACAAAGAGACTTGCATCCCTGAAATAGCTAGCGGCAGTGTAGAAACCCCCAGTTCTTGTACCCTGTTGGAACAAAGCAAGCCTACAGAGAATTTGCCATCGTATAGTGAGCTCAACTCCTGCACAACAAAATCTGCAGTTGATGACTATTTTCAGTGCAACACGTCCAGTGAGACTGTGCTTACTGCTCCATCACCActgggaaagaataaagaggatcATGATACACTGACAGGGACAGATGGGCTCAAAAAAATGACTCCTGCAGAAAGACAGTCTCAACATATTGCTAGGGAGCCTGGGGTGCACAAAGAGGAGTCCCCAAAGGGCCCAAGCAGTGGTTCAGCAGTTGCTGGCCAAACTCCAGAGGTGATCGCAAACGGGCGGCTGGTTCAACACCACAACACTGAATCAAGCAGTCttgataaaaggaaagaaatatttagCAAGGATACACTCTTTAAACCTCTGCATAACACTCTTTCTGTGAATAGTTATCATAAGTCTAGCACACCCCTGCTCAAGCCCCATCAAAAGACCCCCTCTGACACATTGCCAGTCAGATGTGAGAAACTTGAACAAGCGATAGTAACCTCAGTCACACAAGTCATGCCCGTTTCACAGAGACAACAAGAGACAACTGGGAACCAGGAGGCCTCCTTCGACTACTACAACGTATCTGATGACGACGACTCAGAGGAAGGGAACAACAAAAatgctgaggaagaaaagaacagGGATGATGTTGGCACCATGCAGTGGCtcctggagagagaaaaggagagggatCTACAGCGAAAGTTTGAGAAGAATCTTACCCTTCTCACcccaaaggaaacagaaaatagcaacaACCAGCGAGCCACCCACTCAGCCCGCCTGGACAGCATGGACAGCAGCAGCATTACTGTGGACAGCGGGTTCAACTCTCCACG
- the STOX2 gene encoding storkhead-box protein 2 isoform X7: MSPISQSQFIPLGEILCLAISAMNSARKQVTHEALMEHLTTCFPGVPTPSPEILRHTLNMLVRERKIYPTPDGYFIVTPQTYFITPSLIRTNSKWYHLDERIPDRSQCTSPQQGTITPSTSGCVRDRTLPKNHCDSCHCCREDMHSMHASTLQRKSAKDCKDSYCPPSLGQVPPTEKSKSTVNFSYKAETLTKPKDVEKQSKKFGLKLFRLSFKKDKTKQLANFSAQFPPEEWPLRDEDTPTTIPREVEMEIIRRINPDLTVENVMRHTALMKKLEEEKAQRNKAGSSAHHSGRSKKSRNHRKSHGKSRSHSKTRVSKGDPSDGSHLDIPAEREYEFYDPLTRSPREGCFIIEHKGDNFIMHSNPNMIESHFPMTPEWDVSGELAKRRTEMPFPEPSRGSSHSKVHRSHSHTQDRRSRNERSSKAKERSRSMDNSKGPLGSATLGTPEDLGEGCSPDDQTTSQTYIDDSTLRPSQSLSHQRALISSASYKETCIPEIASGSVETPSSCTLLEQSKPTENLPSYSELNSCTTKSAVDDYFQCNTSSETVLTAPSPLGKNKEDHDTLTGTDGLKKMTPAERQSQHIAREPGVHKEESPKGPSSGSAVAGQTPEVIANGRLVQHHNTESSSLDKRKEIFSKDTLFKPLHNTLSVNSYHKSSTPLLKPHQKTPSDTLPVRCEKLEQAIVTSVTQVMPVSQRQQETTGNQEASFDYYNVSDDDDSEEGNNKNAEEEKNRDDVGTMQWLLEREKERDLQRKFEKNLTLLTPKETENSNNQRATHSARLDSMDSSSITVDSGFNSPRTRESLASNTSSIVESNRRQNPALSPAHGGAGPTFNFRATADPPTSEAEKLQKPANCLQASVTSV, translated from the exons ATGTCTCCCATCAGTCAGTCACAGTTTATTCCACTTGGGGAAATCCTTTGCTTGGCCATCTCAGCAATGAACTCTGCCCGAAAACAAGTCACACATGAAGCACTAATGGAGCACCTAACAACCTGCTTCCCAG GAGTTCCAACACCCAGTCCAGAAATCCTTCGACATACCTTGAATATGCTTGTACGGGAGAGGAAAATATACCCAACTCCGGATGGTTATTTCATTGTAACCCCACAGACTTACTTTATAACACCATCTCTCATAAGAACTAACAGTAAATGGTACCATTTGGATGAGAGGATACCTGACAGGTCTCAATGTACCTCTCCGCAGCAAGGAACTATAACTCCCTCCACCTCGGGATGCGTCAGGGACCGAACACTACCCAAAAACCACTGCGACTCCTGCCATTGTTGCAGAGAAGACATGCACAGCATGCATGCATCTACCCTACAGAGGAAATCAGCAAAAGACTGCAAAGACTCATACTGTCCTCCTTCATTAGGTCAGGTCCCACCCACTGAGAAAAGTAAAAGTACTGTCAATTTTTCTTATAAAGCAGAGACACTCACAAAGCCTAAGGATGTAGAAAAGCAGTCTAAGAAATTTGGACTCAAATTATTCCGACTAAGTTTTAAGAAGGACAAGACAAAACAGTTGGCAAATTTCTCTGCCCAGTTTCCTCCAGAGGAGTGGCCACTAAGGGACGAGGACACCCCTACCACTATTCCTAGAGAGGTAGAAATGGAGATTATCAGGCGCATTAACCCAGACTTGACTGTGGAAAATGTCATGAGGCACACTGCACTAATGAAGAaacttgaagaagaaaaagctcaaCGAAACAAAGCAGGATCTTCCGCTCACCACAGCGGACGAAGTAAAAAGAGCAGGAATCACAGAAAGTCTCATGGGAAATCAAGGTCACACAGCAAGACTCGGGTGTCCAAAGGAGACCCATCAGATGGCTCTCATTTGGATATACCTGCTGAAAGGGAGTATGAGTTCTATGACCCCTTGACTAGATCCCCACGGGAAGGCTGTTTTATAATAGAGCACAAGGGAGATAATTTTATAATGCACAGCAATCCTAACATGATTGAATCTCACTTTCCCATGACACCAGAGTGGGACGTGTCTGGTGAACTGGCCAAAAGAAGAACTGAAATGCCTTTCCCTGAACCTTCCAGGGGAAGCTCCCACTCCAAGGTCCATCGGAGCCACAGCCATACACAGGATAGAAGATCGAGGAATGAGCGGTCCAGTAAGGCTAAAGAAAGGTCTAGATCCATGGATAACTCCAAGGGACCTCTGGGCTCAGCGACTTTAGGCACACCTGAAGATCTAGGTGAAGGCTGTAGCCCAGATGACCAAACAACAAGCCAAACTTACATTGACGATAGTACCTTAAGGCCGTCTCAGTCGCTCAGTCATCAAAGGGCTCTGATTTCATCTGCAAGCTACAAAGAGACTTGCATCCCTGAAATAGCTAGCGGCAGTGTAGAAACCCCCAGTTCTTGTACCCTGTTGGAACAAAGCAAGCCTACAGAGAATTTGCCATCGTATAGTGAGCTCAACTCCTGCACAACAAAATCTGCAGTTGATGACTATTTTCAGTGCAACACGTCCAGTGAGACTGTGCTTACTGCTCCATCACCActgggaaagaataaagaggatcATGATACACTGACAGGGACAGATGGGCTCAAAAAAATGACTCCTGCAGAAAGACAGTCTCAACATATTGCTAGGGAGCCTGGGGTGCACAAAGAGGAGTCCCCAAAGGGCCCAAGCAGTGGTTCAGCAGTTGCTGGCCAAACTCCAGAGGTGATCGCAAACGGGCGGCTGGTTCAACACCACAACACTGAATCAAGCAGTCttgataaaaggaaagaaatatttagCAAGGATACACTCTTTAAACCTCTGCATAACACTCTTTCTGTGAATAGTTATCATAAGTCTAGCACACCCCTGCTCAAGCCCCATCAAAAGACCCCCTCTGACACATTGCCAGTCAGATGTGAGAAACTTGAACAAGCGATAGTAACCTCAGTCACACAAGTCATGCCCGTTTCACAGAGACAACAAGAGACAACTGGGAACCAGGAGGCCTCCTTCGACTACTACAACGTATCTGATGACGACGACTCAGAGGAAGGGAACAACAAAAatgctgaggaagaaaagaacagGGATGATGTTGGCACCATGCAGTGGCtcctggagagagaaaaggagagggatCTACAGCGAAAGTTTGAGAAGAATCTTACCCTTCTCACcccaaaggaaacagaaaatagcaacaACCAGCGAGCCACCCACTCAGCCCGCCTGGACAGCATGGACAGCAGCAGCATTACTGTGGACAGCGGGTTCAACTCTCCACG